CCACCCCCCCTCCCGGTGGCGCTGTAACAGCCATTAGGGCTAACAGCAATAAACAAAACGAAACTGAAACGTATGATGTTGGTAGTTGGTTCAGGTAAATACgtaaatttctttatgtaattaattttcttactattttcgatcaaataaaaatgctatACTTATCAAGTCTCATTATGAATTTAACCTTTGTGTCAAAGTATTGGCCTGTAAACGATCAGTTTGTGTTGACAGATAGTCCACAGCTCATTGAACGgttgttgttaatttttagcaaacactttttatattattagatttagACTAATGCTCGAGTATGAAGGCGAATAtggataaagaaattaatcaaaactattttgtattacataaaactcaacttaagaatatttctagataaaatatacatactgtatatgcaatataaaatggaataaCGATAacgaagaaattaaattaaaattttacatctgAGTACTAAGACCTTGTTTACTGACCTACTAGTTTTATGCAATACATAAGCTTACAAAGCGACTATGTAGGTACAATGTAGACTTTCTACTAGATATCTTTAAAACTACTAAATAATACTCATAAGTTATTAAGAGAAATCATTAAACCATATCTATTCTTAATACAATTCtagtgaatttattttaattaaagtatattttaaagattactTTGTGTTTTGGACgattcgtttaaaattaaataattaatgaacaaCATCATTAAACATCGCTTATATGCATATTAAAAACTCGAACTCATCTAAAACTTCTttgtacttatataatttaatcattaaacacgataaaaatatttcataacattatttaaatcaacaaatattcgtatttttaaaataagaaacaatttaCCGGTGTTTTTGTTCATTCATtcgttgttattattattattactgtatATTCATTTATGACAACTCGCcacttaataatgtttttgcaCAAGCATTGTGTCACAATTATCATTTAGGCGAACATAATGCGCATCATTTTTGATAGCAGTAATTCGAGAAAGGCCGAATTACTTAAGTTATCATACAACTCTCAGTCTTGGTCGGTCAGTCGTGTGGGACGGACAGGATTATATGTAGAGCGCTAACAAGTTATATTATCAGTTGTATAAACGACATGGGACCCAAAAACGTTGACGAAGACAGCAGTCCAGTGTGCACGGAACTTGTTTTTTACGTTAATGGAAAAAAGGTATGTGACGACATTTGTCTTGAATCTTGATACAGTTTATCTTCACAATTTGTCCTTTAATAGGTCATGGTTCGATCACGATCCAGTTATTGTGCgggttcaaaataataatgccTGTAATTTACAGCAATGTGTTATATGTACCCGTGTACCCAATCTTTATAGTTTAGTTTGTATCCATAGTAACATAAGAAGTATTGTTTGAACTTGAACGCAAACAGGTTCCTTCCAGAAATACATGTGGGTGATCAAATGTTCAAATTAGTggattatgtaaaaaaatttcggATTgagtactattttattttatattgaattaataatgtgTTTGTGAACATTTCTACATATAATGGTTATATTTcgggtattttatttaaaatgcttatttttttactaggttttttttaaaatctacaacttttaaaacacCACTTGATTGATTTGCCGGCAAAATATGCAGAAAAATTTTGGCTGCCCTATGCAAAAAATTGTGTGAgatgattaaaaatacacgaaaatttaaaaaaaatgaaatctcttcaaatgttataaaacttaaatatttgtcaacCTTTGATACGGcaaagtaactttattttctattaacgTGAAACATTTCTGACAGGTcggtattatgaaataaacgacGATTTGAACTCATAATGATCTGCTTAAAGACTAACCTCACTAAAATGtgcgattattatttattatcacatattatttataatgacaattatctactttatattagttttactaATGAATTCGTAACttcttttttatacaaatcttTAAACAGTTTATATTTCCAGTAGCGCTTTTTGAATTGCCATATTTTATGTTGGTACACACTATCTATAGATTTAATGACTcttcaacataaaattaactcttcttatattttaatggtcaAGGAAATTGTATCAAGGTGTAGGGGCGCAATAATACCCTGTCCACCTACATTTGCCGCAAGAGCGATTAAcctagtaataaatatgtattaaatgtcATAATGTACCCTATCAATATCCACAAAATAcgagatttttgtttttattttaatataaaatatgaaatacaagTTCATGTCAATGAAACAAGTAACATTTGACCATATTAATGTACTGCCCGTTAGGTTAAGgccacatttttttaaagcttgtttttgttttagttcCAAGTCAATTATTTCATCACCGTTTCTACAGATAAATGTTTCTGTATCTTTGTCAATAATAATCgtctctttaaataataaaattataaatgtccgGAGGTCAATGGTACAGTCTCCGTGAAGTTATCAAAACAACTGACGTGAAAGACTCCAATGCTCACGTAAAACAttgcattaaattattataattgttttaacaaacaagtgggatttgtaaaaaataaacatactttatattatttatgatctgAGAATTTACGTAAAAGATGGTTTTTGTACGTAACTATAAGTTAAAACAACGTATTTGAAACCTACTGATTGTtggaaaattgtaatttttttagattattataattgtcttTGTGTTATAAGATCATAATTATCTtactatataacataatattagagtacttcatttacaataaatgtattggACATTATAAACCAcatttctttcttaaaaaaaagtaggaACTAAACGTAAAGATGTCAATCATTCAAGATTGTAAAAGTTACAAATTTAAGATAAGAAGGTTTatatgatacaaaataatctaTGCGTTTGTAATATAGCAAACACAACCgctgtttaaatgaaacggacatattagtttaaaatgttcaatacGACCTGCATACTCTTGACTTTATCAAATTAGcgttattcatttaaaaatgttgtttcagGTCGTTGAATCGAATCCAGATCCAGAATGGACGTTGCTTTGGTActtgagaaaaaaattacgactCACTGGAACAAAGCTTGGCTGCGCCGAAGGTGGATGTGGGGCGTGTACAGTTATGGTCTCAAAATACAACCGaagagacaaaaaaattgtgtatCCTTTAATAAATGTCTTCAAATTTGGCgctttctaaaaatatttctcccATTAGATAGTTTTACTACACAGATGACTTATGTTGCTGAAGTAACTTTAATTACTTAGTGTTCAATTTATATGgacgtgttttaaaaatagagttaaatataaatacgtaaGGATAAACGcattaacatttcaaaattataaaaatattattcatactgaatttaaacttaacattttattattaaacctttattttgttcataaaaatattccttattaGAATCTTTCAGTCATTTGGCTGTCAATGCTTGTCTAGCCCCAGTCTGTGCCATGCACGGGCTGGCCGTCACTACGATAGAAGGTATTGGGTCCACCAGAACTAAACTTCATCCAGTTCAAGAAAGGTTAGCAAAAGCCCACGGATCGCAGTGTGGTTTTTGTACACCTGGCATAGTCATGTCCATGTATGCATTGATTAGAAGccagaaaaacattaaatactcAGACATGGAAGTCGCATTTCAAGGTAATTTATGTAGATGCACCGGCTATCGCGCAATTATTGAAGGCTACAAGACATTTATAGAAGATTGGGAGGTTAACAGAGTGGTTAATGGCAGTTCGGCCCAAAATAGCACAAACGGTGTTTGCGCGATGGGGAAAGACtgttgcaaaaataaaaatgataaaagcGAAACGGAGTATATTTTTGACAAGTCAACATTTTTGCCGTATGATCAAAGTCAAGAACCTATATTTCCACCTGAGCTGAAAATATCATCTATTTATGatgaacaatatttaatgtacagtaGTAATAAAGTCACATGGTATCGACCTACGACATTGAAAACATTGGTCCAATTGAAGGACGAACATCCAGAAGCCAAAATTGTTGTAGGAAACACTGAAGTTGGGGTTGAGGTAAAATTTAAGCATTGCATATATCCAGTTATAATAATGCCAAATTGTGTATCAGAAATGAATACGATTTCAGAGAATGAGGCAGGCTTAGTGGTTGGCGCCGCTGTTACGTTATTGGAAATAGAGAACGTTTTCAGGAGCTATATCGAAATCTTGCCCACATACAAAACAAGAACTTTAACAACTATGattgaaatgttaaattgGTTTGCTGGAAAACAAATACGGAGCGTGGCTGCCATAGGTGGTAATATCATGACCGGGAGTCCAATATCAGATTTAAATCCAATACTGATggctttaaaagtaaaattaaaccttttgAGCGATAGAGAAGGACAACGTTCGGTTTTAATGGATGAAAGCTTTTTTACTGGCTATAGGAGGAATGTAGTGAAAccaaatgaaatattactttctATTGAAATTCCTTATTCAGAAAAATTCCAATACGTCAAAGCATATAAACAAGCAAAAAGGAGAGAAGACGATATTTCTATTGTAACAGCAGCAATTACTGTacaatttaaaagcaatacaAGTGTTATAGGCAACATTGGCTTGGCATTTGGAGGAATGGCTCCAGTAACTAAAATAGCATCAAAAACATGTGATTCTTTGAAAAATCTCAAATGGAATGAAGACATGCTTGAAAAGGCTTATGCTTCCTTATTAGAGGAATTGCCCTTAAGTCCCTCGGTTCCCGGTGGCAATGTTGAATTTAGACAAGCTTTAACGATGAGCTTATTTTTGAAGGCTTATTTAGCTATATCTAAAGAGATGGTAcacgataatatatttaaagaagctATCGACCCCTATCAAAGTAGTGGCGCCGAACAGTTTCATGGCTCTATACCGAAAAGTTcacaatattttgaattaattggTGACAAACAAGTCAAAAGCGATGCAGTCGGTAGGCCAATACCTCATTTATCAGCACTAAAACAAGTAACAGGGGAAGCAATATATTGTGATGATATGCCTTTAGCGGAGGgtgaattatatttagcatTTGTTTTAAGCACAAAAGCACACGCTAAGTTGGTATCTATAAATGCTGAAGAAGCACTTAAAGAACCGGGTGTTGTGGCCTTCTTCTCAGCTAAGGATTTGACAGaagatcaaaatattattggacCAATATTCCATGATGAAGAATTGTTTGCTAGCGATAAAGTTATTAGCCAGGGTCAAACAATTGGCGTTGTAATTGCTCAAGATCAACAAACGGCTCAAGCTGCCGCAAGAAAAGTAAAAGTCGAATATGAAGAGTTACAACCGGTTATTGTCACAATTGAAGAtgctataaaacataattcgtTTTATAAGCAATTCCCAAAAACGTTGCGTAAAGGCGATGTTCAAAGTGTCTTTGATGATCCTGCCCATATTATTATAGAGGGAGACTGTCGGATGGGAGGTCAGGAGCATTTCTACTTGGAAACCCATGCAGCTTTTGCTATACCCAAGAAGGAAGACAatgaattagaaatattttgttccagTCAACATCCATCAGAAATAGTGGTAAACTTTTgacacatttcttttatattattgcttttatagacaaaaattcataaatataaaaatctttttcctGTAATAGAAATTGGTTAGTCATGTTCTTCATGTGCCAATGAACAGAATAGTAGCTCGTGTTAAGCGAATGGGAGGTGGATTTGGTGGAAAAGAATCTCGGGGGATGTTGGTAGCTTTGCCAGTAGCTATCGCTGCTCATAAACTACAAAGACCAGTACGTTGTATGCTGGATCGTGACGAAGATATGCAAATGTCCGGAACAAGACACccgttcttaataaaatataaagtagcaGTTACGAAAGAGGGAAAAATGATGGCGGcagatgttaatatttataataacggaGGGTACTCTTTTGATCTCTCTGGACCAGTAAGTTAAAGATATATCTGAAAAAAGTTAAGAtgaatagatatataaaacaaaagtagtttttttttcaatttgtcacattgtttttgtttttaggtGGTAGAAAGAGCAATGTTTCATTTCGAAAATGCTTATTATATACCCCATAGCGTTGTCACCGGCTACGTATGCAAGACGAATCTGCCATCAAACACAGCATTTCGAGGATTCGGTGGTCCTCAGGGAATGTTTGGCGCTGAAAATATGATTTGGGATATTGCagccaaattaaataaaagtcaagACGAAATTAGGCGGATTAACTTGTATACTGAGAACTCAATTACACATTATGGTCAAGTGCTAACTCATTGTACTTTACAAAGATGTTGGGATGAATGTGTAGAGAAAAGCAATTTATCACAAAGAAGAAAAGATATTgaagaatttaataagtatgggattatttctaaattttatcttttataagaaATCTTCACTGAAACAATTTCAAGTACTAATgggataatttattttcagacAAAACCGTTGGCGGAAGAGAGGCATCTCTATAATTCCAACTAAATTTGGAATTGCATTCACGGAGAAGCTATTGAATCAGGCTGGTGCTTTATTATTGGTTTATACAGATGGCTCCGTACTCTTATCCCACGGGGGCACAGAAATGGGACAAGGACTCCATACAAAAATGATACAGATTGTATCTCGTGCTTTAGGAATAGATATTTCTAAGATTCATATAAGTGAAACAGCTACTGATAAAGTTCCCAATACATCAGCGACAGCTGCGAGTGCCGGTTCAGATCTGAATGGTATGGCTGTTCTGGAGGCATGTCAGACGCTAACGAAGCGTCTACAGCCTTACAAGGATAAAATTCCAAATGGAAAATGGGAAGACTGGGTATCGGCGGCTTATGTAGACCGGGTAAGCTTAGCTGCTACAGGATTCTACGCTACTCCGGATATTGGTTTCGACTTTAAGAACAACAAAGGAAAACCTTTCAATTACTTTACATTTGGGGTGGCATGTGCCGAAGTTGAAATAGATTGCCTCAGTGGTGACCACCAAGTTATAAGAACTGATATAGTCATGGACTTAGGAGAGAGTATTAATCCAGCTATCGACATTGGTCAAATCGAGGGTGCGTTCATTCAAGGCTACGGTCTCTTCACAATGGAAGAACTCATCTATTCTCCAACTGGCACACTATATTCAAGAGGACCGGGCGCTTACAAAATCCCAGGATTTGGGGACATTCCTCAAGAGTTTAATGTGTCTTTATTAAAAGGAGCTCCTAACCCTAGGGCTGTCTACTCATCCAAGGTAACATCGACGGCATCTCGTGGAGCGACttgtattattgtttattataagtaaacgTTTACTTTTAGGCGGTTGGAGAACCTCCTCTCTTTCTGGCGTCTTCTATTTTCTTCGCAATAAAAGAAGCGATAAAAGCTGCTCGAGCTGACGCAGGCGTTTCTCCCGATTATAAGCTCGAATCACCAGCTACCTCTGCCCGTATCCGGATGGCGTGTGAGGATCATATAACCAAAAAAGTGAGTCATGCTctctgtattattaataattaaaaatctatgtcAATACTTCTCATATAATGTTCcgtatctattaatatttttaaaataatgtactttCAGATTCCTCGACCGGAACCGGGCAGCTTTATTCCGTGGAACGTAGTAccataaactttatatagtctatgaaaaattaattaaaggattattaaatatataagtgtttatttattcggCAGTGGGAGTTGGACTTATGCTTTTATTTCCCGCAGCAAACGGTTTATGCAAAATgatacaacattttaatatttttcttttattcatatCTAATATAATACAGTACAGACTaagaagataaattaatagagATAGCGTTAATTTTGTTCCTGCGGTTATACAATAAGTACAATTTTACTTGCGGTATATTCAACAAAGGATCGCTATAAATACGTtagtatattgaaaattacatttaattcgtacatataatttattgtaataatattgtctGCCAATGTTGTTTTTAcagtctttataaaaaaaaaaatatatatatataaaaatactcaaGCACCCGTTAAATTAAGATGGAAAATTACTACAATGtgttattgaaaacaataaattaatgttataattacatGATATTGACAATTTTCGTGTCAGCAAATGAGGAGTGCGATGTTTATCTGAAGCGAGACATTCTATTGACTTCTTGATAAATTATCGCGTTATCACAACACGTTTTATCATTCCATTGAATTGTATACCggaatagatttaaaataggaacattaaacaataatacgttggtcacagattatatattccCTACTGcctatagaataataattatgtaataataggAGTTTTGAACAGAATTCATATCAACATATTATGggcgattattatttatatatttaaggtcatatatatatatggtttgttaAACactaatgaaaattattgtatgaGATACTCCtgaataatgattattaaagtGACCACAGAGTATAGAACATAGTCTGAAACTGTCCGACAATGTGAAAGCTAACCGAGCGAAAGGGAAAtctgaagtaaataaatatagaaacatCTAGAATGAATGTTTAATTCAAATGACACAAGTATTTACATAATCTACACAGTCGAATAAAATTGGTTATCGGGaacattgtattatatttatctcggactgattaatatatatttttcaggaaGATAATAGTTGGAAGCAAAAAGCAAAGAGGAGCTAGtaaatttttgtgatttttactACCATTCCATTTGAGagccaaatatattttactctaTATTATtgactaataaattaattaaaaattcccaGTGGAGACGATTAATATCTTACATTAAGTTTCCATAACCACCGATGAATAATTTGGCTCAGTTCGTCATATTTCTACaaccgaaataaaataaatactagaaCACAAATCATTTTTCCGATTCGGAAGAACACCCTGAACCAGAGCTTGGACctgcaacaaaaatattcaaggaagatttttaagaaaaatttaaagaaatataagcattatatataactagtaTATGATCTAATATCGGATCTTATGAAAAGCAGTTATGTCCTAACTAGTTCTAGTATAGTTTAGATTACACAGATTTTCAATCTTCCtctacaaataaaacttcaaCCGACATATCACCTCAcgtaagataaatataattctttcatATGGCAACACTAACGTgacatttgaattataattcaaatagaaaataacaacagattaaaaaaaattgacacaAACAGGATTTAAATTTCGAACTAACGAGAAATTTGGTACCagatgataatatatttgttaatgagAATGTTAGTTATAACTTACCAGAGGTACGTCTTGAGTACCGCCGTCTCGGAGGTCGTCTCGTGGGACTGTCCGAGTGATATTCCGTCTCTGTATCGACCGGACCATTTCTAGTGCGAGAGCCGCGGCCGTTGTacctaaaacatttatatatattatattaaataaatattatcttatatatgcGATATTATCTTGCATTAATCGCTTACTCAGAATATACTGGCAATAATTCTCTATATACTCTTTTAAAAACCTTATtgccaatatatattttttggattttgaaaaattgttaAGGTAAGTGaccatatatttaaaatcactctaatacattacataaaaaaatatatgattggTACCTATCAATTGAACGTCGTCTTCGTGGCGAGTACGGCGATCTTCTCGGTGGTGAATAGCGACTTTCCGGCGAGTAACGACTCTCCGGCGAGTAGCGGACGGTCTCCGGCGAGTATCGACTCTCCGGCGAGTAACGTCTCTCCGGTGAGTAACGCCGTTCCGGCGAGTAACGTCTTTCCGGTGGATAGTAACTCCCTGGCGAATAACGACTGTCCGGCGAGTAACGACGCTCACTGAATCTACAAATACAGCATGTTCGCATTTAGTAAGGAAAAAAtagttcaaaaaaaaaaatgatgacATAAGTCttgtttacaaaaaagtatatactagaattcattaaaaaaaaaagcagaaAACCAAAGGTGTAAActcaaactattatttataatttcggttataacataaaaaacttaatattttatacattacctAGGTGGTGTTGGCAATCGTCCTAGGGGTGGTGGACGCGGCAAGGGTGGCAACAGCGGTGGAAGGAACGCCAGAGGTGGTGGTAGGGCTGTTGGCAACCCTACATCCGCCTCTAGTGGAGATGCTATTGCTGTAACAATCAAATTgtgatacattatttatattacaagaaataattaatattcataaaacacaTAACGAAACGATTATTTCTTGGtagaaatttcaaatttaacaaaatataggtCTGTTaggtaaaaaacaaaagaaaaacattaga
The genomic region above belongs to Danaus plexippus chromosome 4, MEX_DaPlex, whole genome shotgun sequence and contains:
- the LOC116768694 gene encoding xanthine dehydrogenase; this translates as MGPKNVDEDSSPVCTELVFYVNGKKVVESNPDPEWTLLWYLRKKLRLTGTKLGCAEGGCGACTVMVSKYNRRDKKIVHLAVNACLAPVCAMHGLAVTTIEGIGSTRTKLHPVQERLAKAHGSQCGFCTPGIVMSMYALIRSQKNIKYSDMEVAFQGNLCRCTGYRAIIEGYKTFIEDWEVNRVVNGSSAQNSTNGVCAMGKDCCKNKNDKSETEYIFDKSTFLPYDQSQEPIFPPELKISSIYDEQYLMYSSNKVTWYRPTTLKTLVQLKDEHPEAKIVVGNTEVGVEVKFKHCIYPVIIMPNCVSEMNTISENEAGLVVGAAVTLLEIENVFRSYIEILPTYKTRTLTTMIEMLNWFAGKQIRSVAAIGGNIMTGSPISDLNPILMALKVKLNLLSDREGQRSVLMDESFFTGYRRNVVKPNEILLSIEIPYSEKFQYVKAYKQAKRREDDISIVTAAITVQFKSNTSVIGNIGLAFGGMAPVTKIASKTCDSLKNLKWNEDMLEKAYASLLEELPLSPSVPGGNVEFRQALTMSLFLKAYLAISKEMVHDNIFKEAIDPYQSSGAEQFHGSIPKSSQYFELIGDKQVKSDAVGRPIPHLSALKQVTGEAIYCDDMPLAEGELYLAFVLSTKAHAKLVSINAEEALKEPGVVAFFSAKDLTEDQNIIGPIFHDEELFASDKVISQGQTIGVVIAQDQQTAQAAARKVKVEYEELQPVIVTIEDAIKHNSFYKQFPKTLRKGDVQSVFDDPAHIIIEGDCRMGGQEHFYLETHAAFAIPKKEDNELEIFCSSQHPSEIVKLVSHVLHVPMNRIVARVKRMGGGFGGKESRGMLVALPVAIAAHKLQRPVRCMLDRDEDMQMSGTRHPFLIKYKVAVTKEGKMMAADVNIYNNGGYSFDLSGPVVERAMFHFENAYYIPHSVVTGYVCKTNLPSNTAFRGFGGPQGMFGAENMIWDIAAKLNKSQDEIRRINLYTENSITHYGQVLTHCTLQRCWDECVEKSNLSQRRKDIEEFNKQNRWRKRGISIIPTKFGIAFTEKLLNQAGALLLVYTDGSVLLSHGGTEMGQGLHTKMIQIVSRALGIDISKIHISETATDKVPNTSATAASAGSDLNGMAVLEACQTLTKRLQPYKDKIPNGKWEDWVSAAYVDRVSLAATGFYATPDIGFDFKNNKGKPFNYFTFGVACAEVEIDCLSGDHQVIRTDIVMDLGESINPAIDIGQIEGAFIQGYGLFTMEELIYSPTGTLYSRGPGAYKIPGFGDIPQEFNVSLLKGAPNPRAVYSSKAVGEPPLFLASSIFFAIKEAIKAARADAGVSPDYKLESPATSARIRMACEDHITKKIPRPEPGSFIPWNVVP